In Hallerella succinigenes, the following are encoded in one genomic region:
- a CDS encoding metallophosphoesterase gives MIDFIGDIHGHRERLEALLKKLGYSVVNGTYCHPTNTAIFLGDYIDRGPDARGAVRIVRKMVEAGTAQAILGNHELNALYFWQKDPNGGYLREHTINKILIHSKTMASFQHYQPEFFDHLDWFLSLPLFIETENFRAQHACFDMENIQTLRREGLEIIGNQENLFRILANKKIRRAVMDTVQGPEVELENGATYRDSEEVLRTRARIKWWMDPKGKTLQDLSFQPGVKIPPQPLSAEVQARDFYRETERPDFFGHYWLEGKPTLFRSNVCCLDYSIASYKGTGVLAAYRFDGETHLSEKNFFYV, from the coding sequence TTGATCGATTTCATCGGCGACATCCACGGCCATCGGGAACGGTTAGAAGCTCTGCTGAAAAAGCTCGGCTATTCCGTGGTGAACGGAACTTACTGCCATCCGACGAATACGGCCATCTTCCTCGGGGATTACATCGACCGCGGCCCGGACGCCCGTGGGGCTGTTCGCATTGTCCGCAAAATGGTCGAAGCGGGGACTGCGCAAGCGATTCTCGGCAACCACGAACTGAACGCACTCTACTTTTGGCAAAAAGATCCAAACGGCGGCTACCTCCGCGAACACACGATTAACAAGATCTTGATCCATTCGAAAACGATGGCTTCCTTCCAGCATTATCAGCCGGAATTTTTTGATCATCTCGACTGGTTCCTCTCGCTTCCGCTTTTTATCGAAACGGAAAACTTCCGCGCTCAGCATGCCTGCTTTGACATGGAAAACATTCAGACATTGCGCAGGGAAGGCCTAGAAATCATCGGCAATCAGGAAAATCTTTTCCGCATCCTCGCCAACAAAAAGATTCGCCGTGCCGTAATGGACACGGTCCAAGGTCCAGAAGTGGAACTAGAAAACGGAGCGACTTACCGCGACAGCGAAGAAGTGCTTCGCACCCGCGCCCGCATCAAATGGTGGATGGATCCCAAGGGAAAAACATTGCAAGATCTTTCGTTCCAGCCGGGCGTAAAGATTCCGCCGCAACCGCTTTCCGCCGAAGTCCAGGCTCGCGACTTTTACCGCGAAACGGAACGCCCGGACTTTTTCGGACATTACTGGCTCGAAGGCAAGCCGACACTTTTCCGCTCCAATGTCTGCTGTCTGGATTACAGCATCGCATCGTATAAAGGAACGGGCGTTTTGGCTGCCTATCGCTTTGACGGGGAAACTCATTTAAGCGAAAAGAACTTTTTTTACGTCTAA
- a CDS encoding helicase C-terminal domain-containing protein, which yields MKPNVYIALDLETTGLDFENDEIIEVALERFENGEPVESKDFLIKPKQTLRPFIASLTGISDADLKDAPDFASVAGQIRQFIGDYPLVAHNAQFDSKFLKNTFGKVGVSIDSNPVLDTLILSRIAYRRIPNHKLETLVKYLNIPRERAHRALPDADACGKLFWMALLEIEKMDSFVRHHLARLAKGTSWESIFDDCVPDHEKLTPLEPETVTSPLSSKERLPRVSEFFEKGGKLSQVIENYSPRSSQLDYAEIVERNMHKGGLSILEAGTGMGKTLAYLVPAALKAATGERVVISTATRTLEEQLCQHDYPAIAPLFGNRVSPVVLKGRGNYICLRKFEEHLMSPDVLLAPDERESFMTLLPWIEHTKTGDGNENTGFNLSRNRLLWSKFSSDASTCLGEKCPFYDKCFGLNARRQAAKANLLFINHSLFLSDLALDFALLPTYDHIVFDEAHRLPTMSHMTFGKMVRFFRLRNITKILVHPKAQDKGLVAELETLLSKANAEASLLDACAKLREATVECEKALHRFFLKLGKKVFKHKPDGFRFAKGILAEYDTDPRPVLDSCNTVKAISEDISSKLRENSAFVLVARNLEGAAMDIGRFAEDFGFITQAGKEDWVFYMEEPGNPHTAILRAIPLYPGNNWSEKFYPWIKSATFTSATLSLQGSFDYYEQRMGMHSPSLAKTKTPFVRTYPSAFDVNAKRRVIIADFLPKPNTSDFQKALDVTLAEILPENKKNALVLFTSIVSMNKVHDALAPCFAEKNKLLLCQNLDGGMDSLVEMFRKKREACLLGCQVFWEGIDLPDNALELLVIPKLPFPNPSDPLIASLADKMKERNENSFKNLYIPEALLELRQGLGRLIRSESDTGTALFFDNRLVHEAYGKSFTRLWDAKHEVAHNLEELKSLLGL from the coding sequence ATGAAACCGAACGTGTACATTGCCTTGGATTTGGAGACGACCGGGCTGGATTTTGAAAACGATGAAATTATAGAAGTGGCTTTGGAAAGGTTCGAAAATGGAGAGCCTGTTGAAAGCAAAGATTTTTTGATTAAGCCGAAGCAGACGCTTCGCCCGTTTATTGCATCGCTCACGGGTATTTCGGATGCGGATCTGAAGGACGCTCCGGACTTTGCGTCTGTTGCAGGTCAGATTCGACAGTTTATCGGCGACTATCCGCTGGTCGCTCACAATGCGCAGTTCGATTCCAAGTTCTTGAAGAATACCTTCGGCAAGGTCGGCGTTTCGATCGATTCGAATCCGGTTCTCGACACTCTTATCCTTTCGCGTATCGCTTACCGTCGAATTCCCAATCACAAGCTCGAAACCTTGGTGAAGTATCTGAACATTCCGCGTGAACGGGCGCACCGCGCTCTCCCGGATGCAGACGCCTGCGGAAAGCTTTTTTGGATGGCGCTTTTGGAAATTGAAAAGATGGATTCCTTTGTGCGTCATCACCTGGCACGCCTTGCTAAGGGAACCTCTTGGGAAAGCATCTTTGACGACTGCGTTCCGGATCACGAAAAGCTCACCCCTTTAGAACCGGAAACGGTCACTTCGCCGCTGTCTTCCAAGGAACGCTTACCGCGTGTGAGCGAGTTCTTTGAAAAGGGCGGCAAGCTTTCGCAAGTCATCGAAAATTACTCTCCGCGCTCTTCGCAACTCGACTACGCAGAAATCGTGGAACGCAATATGCACAAGGGTGGACTTTCGATTCTCGAAGCGGGCACCGGCATGGGAAAGACTTTGGCCTACCTCGTTCCGGCAGCGCTCAAGGCTGCCACCGGTGAACGTGTTGTCATCAGCACGGCGACGCGAACCCTCGAAGAACAGCTTTGCCAGCACGATTACCCGGCGATTGCTCCGCTTTTTGGAAATCGCGTTTCCCCGGTCGTTTTGAAGGGCCGCGGCAATTACATTTGCCTGCGCAAGTTCGAAGAACATTTGATGTCTCCGGATGTGTTGCTCGCTCCCGATGAACGGGAATCCTTTATGACGCTCCTTCCGTGGATTGAACATACCAAAACGGGAGACGGCAACGAAAATACCGGTTTTAACCTTTCCCGCAACCGCTTGCTGTGGAGTAAATTTTCGAGCGATGCTTCGACGTGCCTCGGCGAAAAATGCCCGTTCTACGACAAATGCTTTGGTTTGAATGCGCGCCGCCAGGCGGCCAAGGCGAACCTGCTTTTTATCAATCATTCGCTCTTCCTTTCGGATCTTGCGCTGGACTTTGCGCTGCTCCCGACTTACGATCATATCGTATTCGATGAAGCGCATCGCCTGCCGACGATGAGTCACATGACCTTTGGCAAAATGGTGCGATTCTTCCGTCTGCGAAACATAACGAAGATTCTGGTTCACCCGAAGGCTCAGGACAAGGGTCTTGTCGCGGAACTCGAAACGCTCCTTTCCAAAGCGAATGCAGAAGCTTCGCTTTTGGATGCCTGTGCAAAACTTCGCGAAGCGACGGTCGAATGTGAAAAGGCGCTTCACCGTTTCTTCTTGAAGCTTGGCAAAAAGGTCTTTAAGCACAAGCCGGACGGTTTCCGCTTTGCCAAGGGAATCCTTGCGGAATACGATACGGATCCGCGCCCGGTTCTTGACTCTTGCAATACGGTGAAGGCGATTTCGGAAGATATTTCTTCGAAGCTCCGCGAAAATTCTGCCTTTGTGCTCGTTGCGCGAAATCTCGAAGGCGCTGCGATGGATATCGGACGCTTTGCCGAAGACTTTGGATTCATTACGCAGGCGGGCAAGGAAGACTGGGTCTTTTACATGGAAGAACCGGGCAATCCGCATACGGCAATCCTTCGCGCAATTCCACTGTACCCGGGCAACAACTGGTCCGAAAAGTTCTATCCGTGGATCAAAAGCGCAACGTTCACCTCGGCGACGCTTTCGCTGCAGGGATCTTTTGACTATTACGAACAGCGTATGGGCATGCATAGCCCGAGCCTTGCAAAAACAAAGACTCCTTTTGTGCGCACGTACCCGTCTGCATTCGACGTGAATGCAAAACGCCGGGTGATTATCGCAGACTTTTTGCCAAAGCCGAATACATCGGATTTCCAAAAGGCACTCGACGTCACCTTGGCGGAAATCTTGCCCGAAAACAAGAAGAATGCCCTTGTGCTTTTTACAAGCATCGTGAGCATGAACAAGGTGCACGACGCTTTGGCACCGTGCTTTGCAGAAAAGAATAAGCTCCTGCTCTGCCAGAATTTAGATGGAGGCATGGATAGCCTTGTAGAAATGTTCCGCAAAAAACGCGAAGCATGTTTGCTTGGCTGTCAGGTATTCTGGGAAGGCATCGATTTGCCGGATAACGCACTCGAACTTTTGGTGATTCCAAAGCTCCCGTTCCCGAATCCGTCGGATCCTTTGATTGCAAGCCTTGCCGATAAAATGAAGGAACGTAACGAGAATTCGTTCAAGAACCTTTATATTCCGGAAGCACTGCTTGAATTGCGCCAGGGTTTGGGGAGGCTGATTCGCAGTGAATCCGATACCGGAACGGCTTTGTTCTTCGATAACCGTTTGGTCCACGAAGCCTATGGCAAGAGCTTTACACGCCTTTGGGATGCAAAGCATGAAGTGGCGCACAACTTGGAAGAATTAAAGTCCCTTCTCGGTCTATAA
- the nudC gene encoding NAD(+) diphosphatase, which produces MMYEIAPRVMHNEFRVQLPKTSDYVIYTERNLVLLKKNADSFELPTVLDVQTVNPKASENLHYLFSVDDEAFFSCDQNFAPNASDFELVKDRFFRTMPNMPIAFGGAVGSHISRWEQSNRFCGHCGTPMQRKADERAFVCKNCGNTVYGKICPVVIVSVTWENKLLMAHNLNNPDRKPYLISGFVDMGESLEQAVRREVKEETGVAVKNIRYIGSEPWPFSNSLIAGFSAELDGSPEITVQESELEYAKWVNREDIGEYTGRLSISGEMIQRFKAGTL; this is translated from the coding sequence ATGATGTACGAAATCGCACCGCGTGTGATGCACAACGAATTCCGTGTGCAGTTGCCGAAAACTTCGGATTATGTGATTTATACGGAAAGGAATCTGGTCCTTTTGAAAAAGAATGCGGATTCGTTTGAACTGCCGACGGTTTTGGATGTGCAGACGGTCAACCCGAAGGCTTCTGAAAATTTGCACTATCTGTTTTCGGTTGACGATGAAGCGTTTTTCTCTTGCGATCAAAACTTTGCCCCGAATGCCTCGGACTTTGAACTGGTGAAAGACCGTTTTTTCCGCACGATGCCGAACATGCCGATCGCCTTTGGCGGTGCGGTCGGTTCGCACATTTCGCGTTGGGAACAGTCCAACCGTTTTTGCGGTCACTGCGGAACGCCGATGCAGCGCAAGGCTGATGAGCGCGCCTTTGTCTGCAAGAATTGCGGCAATACCGTTTACGGAAAAATATGCCCTGTCGTGATCGTTTCGGTCACATGGGAAAATAAACTTTTGATGGCGCACAACTTGAACAATCCGGACCGCAAACCGTACTTGATTTCGGGCTTTGTGGACATGGGAGAATCTTTAGAACAGGCTGTGCGTCGTGAAGTCAAGGAAGAAACCGGCGTGGCGGTCAAGAACATTCGCTACATCGGCAGTGAACCTTGGCCGTTCTCCAATTCTCTCATCGCAGGATTTTCGGCGGAACTCGACGGTTCTCCTGAAATTACTGTGCAGGAATCGGAACTGGAATATGCGAAGTGGGTGAACCGTGAAGACATCGGCGAATATACGGGCCGCTTGAGCATTTCTGGAGAAATGATTCAGCGTTTCAAGGCGGGAACTCTTTGA
- the dnaE gene encoding DNA polymerase III subunit alpha, whose translation MSFVHLQLHSEFSILQAAARLDDIFDAAAADNAPAVALTDHGTMFGILEFQERGKALNKKRKEKGLPPIKTVLGCHIYVDTPGANFKEPGGYERLTLLVENEQGYYNLLRIVSYRYEESKRWEQIPSVPLEIVEEHKEGIIAIAGDYASRYGINVTAGRDAQAKTYIETLDKIFDHDHLYLSICDNGISAQKTLNLFTVALAKELNRELVAVGDVHYIKREDADAHKALRCISLVEKFKEFNDKRFPTNQFYYRAEAEMRELFPDHPEAIDNTVKIADRCVFEVKTGIGDDFWPRYEIPKEFLESEECKEIYRVMEDEYNKGYPEAFEKAAKEFCKKNKDKTIETLTDEDKDAVEKIMEHNKTSRHGGDADAYLIHLTRERLHWRFPNENTQYPSHDSEVSDRIYKELNCIRNMNVAGYLLIVWDFINWSREHGIPVGPGRGSAAGSIVTYIIGITNIDPLKFGLLFERFLNPERVSMPDIDTDIADRDRGRVIDYVTRKYGADCVGQIITYGMLKSKAVIKDVARVLSIDHREADAIIKLFPQRVLNFSLNDAWTGKTKKGAPVAPDYDPAPLQAFINSRESYKELWDIAKRLEDLPRQTGVHACGVVITPTPIYNLAPLYRAAPLDTPVVMYDKHYSETIGLLKMDFLGLINLSIIQDTVNLAKKTRGVDIDMDKVPTDDKETFELLSKGMTTAVFQFESPGMQKYLRELKPSRISDLIAMNALYRPGPIDQIPHFIARKLGKEEIDCYHKDLEQVLGETYGVIVYQEQVMQLAQILGGYSLGGADNIRRIMAKKMPEKMAKLEPEFFQKCLDNGYDKAMIQKVWNAVLPFCGYAFNKSHAAAYAYVAYQTAYLKTHFGPEYMAASMTSKMGKTEDIVTIVQECRRMNIEVLPPDINSSLGVFSANAEGKVVYGLAGIRNVGLPVIEDVVAEREAHGPYTTLFDLCKRVADYQAAQPEKRPPLNRKTLESLIMAGAFDKMSPTVPNRPTLLASVEKALEVANRHRKEQDAGQTSLFDMFGGAALEEAHMDETYEDAQPWGLMELLNKERDVLGLYLSAHPLDECRPELRGFTTNSLAESELNEIVEANPKSIVCVGGIITKLRSFQSKKDETKTMGSGTLQDFQGEIAIFFPPDSWERCRDHFGEDDRVIVKGKLCPQNQDPSALQIIVDKAFSIDEVRTRLVNFIHVNVSSMELVDEKMTQILERMDMAQALPGEHAAEMVFHVETVSGHIHTLRAQVAKIAYTPDFFEWLQTEFGPSNVWVSAKVKA comes from the coding sequence ATGAGTTTTGTCCATCTTCAATTACATTCCGAATTTTCCATTTTGCAGGCGGCTGCACGTTTGGACGATATTTTTGACGCCGCTGCTGCCGATAACGCTCCTGCAGTCGCCCTGACGGATCATGGGACGATGTTTGGAATTTTGGAATTTCAGGAACGTGGCAAAGCTCTCAATAAAAAGCGTAAGGAAAAGGGTCTTCCGCCGATCAAGACGGTTCTCGGCTGCCACATCTACGTGGATACTCCGGGTGCAAACTTTAAGGAACCGGGCGGCTATGAACGCTTGACCCTTTTGGTCGAAAACGAACAGGGCTATTATAACCTTCTCCGTATTGTCAGCTACCGTTACGAGGAATCTAAACGTTGGGAACAGATTCCTTCCGTTCCACTCGAAATCGTCGAGGAACACAAGGAAGGCATTATTGCGATTGCGGGCGATTATGCGAGCCGCTACGGCATCAATGTGACCGCAGGCCGTGATGCACAGGCAAAAACTTACATCGAAACCCTCGATAAAATTTTTGACCACGATCATCTGTATCTTTCGATTTGCGATAACGGAATTTCCGCTCAAAAAACGCTCAACCTGTTTACCGTTGCACTCGCGAAGGAATTGAACCGCGAACTCGTCGCGGTCGGCGACGTGCACTACATTAAGCGGGAAGACGCCGACGCTCACAAGGCTCTCCGTTGCATTTCGCTCGTTGAAAAGTTCAAAGAATTTAACGACAAGCGTTTTCCGACAAATCAGTTCTACTACCGCGCCGAAGCGGAAATGCGAGAACTTTTCCCCGACCATCCGGAAGCGATTGACAATACGGTCAAGATTGCGGACCGTTGCGTCTTTGAAGTCAAAACGGGCATCGGTGATGACTTCTGGCCGCGTTACGAAATTCCGAAAGAATTCCTCGAATCCGAAGAATGCAAAGAAATCTACCGGGTCATGGAAGACGAATACAACAAGGGTTACCCGGAAGCCTTTGAAAAAGCGGCGAAGGAATTCTGCAAAAAGAATAAAGACAAAACAATCGAAACGCTCACGGATGAAGACAAGGATGCCGTGGAAAAGATCATGGAGCACAATAAAACGAGTCGCCACGGTGGCGACGCGGATGCTTACCTGATCCATTTGACGCGCGAACGTTTGCACTGGCGATTCCCTAATGAGAATACGCAGTACCCGAGTCACGATTCGGAAGTCAGCGATCGTATTTACAAGGAATTGAACTGTATTCGAAACATGAACGTCGCAGGTTACCTGCTGATTGTGTGGGATTTCATCAACTGGTCCCGTGAACACGGAATTCCGGTAGGGCCGGGACGTGGTTCTGCAGCAGGTTCCATTGTAACGTACATCATCGGTATTACGAACATCGATCCGCTCAAGTTTGGTCTTCTTTTCGAACGATTCCTGAACCCGGAACGTGTGTCCATGCCGGATATCGATACGGATATTGCGGACCGTGACCGTGGCCGGGTGATCGATTACGTGACGCGTAAATATGGCGCGGATTGCGTGGGCCAGATTATTACTTATGGTATGCTCAAGTCCAAGGCGGTGATTAAAGACGTCGCCCGTGTGCTGAGCATTGACCACCGTGAAGCCGATGCGATCATTAAGCTTTTCCCGCAACGCGTTTTGAACTTTAGCTTGAACGACGCGTGGACGGGCAAAACCAAAAAGGGTGCCCCTGTCGCTCCGGATTATGATCCGGCCCCGCTTCAGGCTTTCATCAACAGTCGAGAATCGTATAAGGAACTTTGGGACATTGCAAAGCGCTTGGAGGATCTTCCGCGCCAGACCGGTGTGCACGCTTGCGGTGTGGTGATTACGCCGACGCCGATTTACAATCTCGCTCCTCTCTACCGTGCCGCTCCGCTGGATACGCCGGTCGTGATGTACGACAAGCACTATTCCGAAACGATCGGCCTGTTGAAAATGGACTTCTTGGGCCTTATCAACTTATCCATCATTCAGGATACGGTAAACCTCGCCAAAAAAACGCGTGGCGTGGACATCGACATGGACAAGGTGCCGACCGACGATAAGGAAACCTTTGAACTTTTGAGTAAGGGCATGACGACAGCGGTGTTCCAGTTTGAATCTCCGGGTATGCAAAAGTACCTGCGTGAACTCAAACCGTCCCGCATCAGCGACTTGATCGCTATGAACGCTCTGTACCGTCCGGGTCCGATTGATCAGATTCCGCACTTTATTGCCCGTAAGCTCGGCAAGGAAGAAATCGACTGCTACCACAAGGACTTGGAACAGGTTCTGGGTGAAACGTACGGCGTGATTGTTTATCAGGAACAGGTGATGCAGCTCGCCCAGATTCTTGGCGGATATTCCTTGGGCGGCGCAGATAACATCCGTCGTATCATGGCGAAGAAGATGCCGGAAAAGATGGCGAAGCTCGAACCGGAATTCTTCCAGAAGTGCTTGGATAATGGCTATGACAAGGCTATGATTCAGAAGGTTTGGAATGCGGTGCTTCCGTTCTGCGGATACGCATTCAACAAGAGTCACGCTGCCGCTTATGCGTATGTGGCTTACCAGACCGCTTACTTGAAAACGCACTTTGGCCCGGAATACATGGCAGCGTCCATGACATCCAAAATGGGCAAGACCGAAGATATTGTGACGATTGTGCAGGAATGTCGTCGCATGAATATCGAAGTGCTCCCGCCCGATATCAACTCGTCTCTCGGCGTGTTCTCGGCAAATGCCGAAGGCAAGGTCGTTTACGGTCTCGCCGGTATTCGTAACGTCGGTCTCCCAGTTATTGAAGACGTGGTCGCCGAACGTGAAGCGCACGGTCCGTACACGACACTCTTTGACCTTTGCAAACGCGTCGCCGATTACCAGGCAGCTCAGCCCGAAAAGCGCCCACCTCTCAACCGTAAAACTCTTGAAAGTTTGATCATGGCAGGCGCCTTTGACAAAATGTCTCCGACTGTGCCGAACCGCCCCACGCTCCTTGCGAGCGTCGAAAAAGCTCTTGAAGTCGCGAACCGTCACCGCAAGGAACAGGATGCGGGCCAAACCTCGCTCTTTGATATGTTCGGCGGCGCTGCTCTCGAAGAAGCTCACATGGACGAAACTTACGAAGACGCTCAGCCATGGGGCCTCATGGAGCTTTTGAACAAGGAACGCGATGTCCTTGGACTTTACCTTTCCGCCCATCCTCTGGATGAATGCCGCCCGGAACTTCGAGGCTTTACCACGAATAGTCTTGCAGAAAGCGAACTGAATGAAATCGTGGAAGCGAATCCGAAATCGATCGTCTGCGTCGGCGGTATCATTACAAAGCTCCGCTCGTTCCAAAGTAAAAAGGACGAGACGAAGACGATGGGCTCGGGAACTTTGCAAGACTTCCAAGGCGAAATCGCGATTTTCTTCCCGCCGGATTCTTGGGAACGTTGCCGCGATCACTTTGGCGAAGATGACCGTGTAATTGTGAAGGGTAAACTTTGCCCGCAAAATCAGGATCCTTCTGCGTTGCAGATCATTGTGGACAAAGCTTTCTCCATCGATGAAGTGCGCACGCGTCTTGTGAACTTTATTCATGTGAACGTTTCTTCGATGGAACTCGTCGATGAAAAGATGACACAGATTTTGGAACGTATGGATATGGCTCAGGCGCTTCCGGGTGAACATGCGGCAGAAATGGTTTTCCACGTGGAAACGGTTTCGGGACATATTCACACGCTCCGCGCTCAGGTGGCAAAAATTGCTTATACGCCGGACTTCTTCGAATGGCTGCAAACGGAATTTGGACCTTCGAACGTTTGGGTCTCGGCAAAGGTCAAGGCTTAA
- a CDS encoding hemolysin family protein, whose protein sequence is MLFTLIAIIFCLGCSAFCSFTEAAFYSFPASSIDVLKKKGAFTARYIEHVKTNIDRYIASVLIFNTVANTLGVSLATSLAIAHFGTFGQLVFPIILSVCILLFGEITPKTIGVKQARKVGPMCAVPMYYITIFLTYTGLIKLCMAITKHWTKGKNEEPEVSVEDINSLVNLGLRDEIIDGQQAVVIKNILASKSVPVRKVMTPRQVVFALPQNSTIGEELDKMPNWPFSRIPVYDPEDKEKWLGLIMRRDVYNLVAEGKRNVPIKNLMRPIQFIPDSLTLDKLLIRFLKQRGHIVAVVDEYGSIAGLASLEDVLEEILGREIVDEFDVAVDLQEHARRKSRALAFVREHKREGRRV, encoded by the coding sequence ATGTTGTTTACATTAATCGCCATTATATTCTGCTTGGGCTGTTCCGCGTTCTGCTCGTTCACGGAAGCGGCGTTTTACAGTTTTCCTGCGTCGTCTATCGATGTTCTTAAAAAGAAAGGCGCTTTTACAGCGCGTTACATTGAACATGTCAAAACGAATATCGATCGTTATATCGCTTCGGTTTTGATTTTCAACACGGTGGCGAATACGCTCGGCGTTTCGCTGGCCACTTCGCTTGCGATTGCGCATTTTGGAACTTTTGGACAACTCGTTTTCCCGATAATACTCTCCGTTTGCATTTTGCTTTTTGGTGAAATTACGCCGAAGACGATTGGGGTGAAGCAGGCTCGAAAGGTCGGGCCGATGTGCGCTGTGCCGATGTATTACATCACGATTTTCCTCACGTACACGGGGCTGATTAAACTTTGCATGGCGATTACTAAGCACTGGACCAAGGGCAAAAATGAAGAGCCCGAAGTCAGTGTGGAAGACATCAACAGCTTGGTGAATTTGGGCCTTCGCGATGAAATCATCGATGGTCAGCAGGCGGTTGTGATAAAGAACATTCTCGCTTCAAAGTCGGTTCCGGTGCGCAAGGTGATGACTCCGCGTCAGGTAGTGTTTGCACTGCCACAGAACAGCACGATCGGTGAAGAACTCGATAAGATGCCGAACTGGCCTTTTTCCCGTATTCCGGTTTACGATCCGGAAGATAAAGAAAAATGGCTCGGCCTGATTATGCGGCGAGATGTTTACAATTTGGTCGCTGAAGGCAAACGCAACGTTCCGATTAAAAACTTGATGCGTCCGATCCAGTTTATTCCCGACAGTTTGACTTTGGATAAACTTTTAATCCGCTTCTTAAAGCAGCGCGGTCACATTGTCGCGGTTGTGGATGAGTACGGCTCGATTGCGGGCCTCGCTTCGCTCGAAGATGTTTTGGAAGAAATCCTCGGTCGTGAAATCGTCGATGAATTTGACGTTGCCGTGGACTTGCAGGAACACGCTCGCCGTAAGAGCCGAGCCTTGGCATTTGTCAGAGAACATAAAAGGGAAGGTCGTCGCGTATGA